One window of Novosphingobium sp. 9U genomic DNA carries:
- a CDS encoding acyl-CoA dehydrogenase family protein, whose translation MTDIASPDGHLEALRAQVRAWMEANAPRNWREASSTQQDFVRTQRDWFAKLVEGGYAIPHWPAEYPGGGRTLAEQKVIYEELARVDAPRLLLSFVSTYHAFATLHECASPEQKAKYMPRILQGETWCQGFSEPGAGSDLAALKCKAVRETRDGKEVYVVNGQKVWSTMAQFADMCLLLVRTSSEGAKQAGITYLLMDMKTPGVTVSPIHQIQGDEEFAEIFLDNVVIPVEQRVGEEGNGWAYAQATLSSERGLTLMELAYRMRGALSRVAELIRDNGLENDAGVLRDFGTLVSQVDATCAIADRFLDNRIKGVERAGDASIVKNSYSRALRAYSLLGVRLGGMAEQYVKPITFGDLNTGNWMADFMNSYAWTIAGGSEEVQRNIIAERMLDMPREPKGWKL comes from the coding sequence ATGACGGATATAGCCTCGCCCGACGGCCACCTCGAAGCCTTGCGCGCGCAAGTTCGCGCCTGGATGGAAGCGAACGCTCCGCGCAATTGGCGCGAGGCGAGCAGCACCCAGCAAGACTTCGTGCGCACCCAGCGCGACTGGTTCGCCAAGCTGGTCGAGGGCGGCTACGCCATCCCGCACTGGCCGGCCGAATATCCTGGCGGCGGGCGCACGCTGGCCGAGCAGAAGGTCATCTACGAGGAACTCGCGCGCGTTGATGCGCCGCGCCTGCTGCTCTCGTTTGTATCCACCTACCACGCCTTCGCCACGCTGCACGAATGCGCCTCGCCCGAGCAGAAGGCGAAGTACATGCCGCGCATCCTGCAAGGGGAGACCTGGTGCCAGGGCTTCTCCGAGCCGGGCGCCGGCTCCGACCTTGCCGCGCTCAAGTGCAAGGCGGTGCGTGAGACGCGTGATGGCAAGGAGGTCTATGTCGTCAACGGCCAGAAGGTCTGGTCGACCATGGCCCAGTTCGCCGACATGTGCCTGCTGCTGGTGCGCACCTCCAGTGAAGGCGCCAAGCAGGCGGGTATCACCTACCTGCTGATGGACATGAAGACGCCTGGCGTCACCGTCAGCCCGATCCACCAGATCCAGGGCGACGAGGAATTCGCCGAGATCTTCCTCGACAACGTGGTGATCCCTGTCGAGCAGCGGGTCGGCGAGGAAGGCAATGGTTGGGCTTACGCGCAGGCGACACTGTCGTCGGAGCGTGGCCTGACGCTGATGGAGCTGGCTTACCGCATGCGCGGTGCGCTCTCGCGCGTCGCCGAGCTGATCCGCGACAACGGCCTTGAGAACGACGCTGGCGTGCTGCGCGACTTCGGTACGCTCGTCAGCCAAGTCGACGCGACCTGCGCGATCGCCGACCGTTTCCTCGACAACCGCATCAAGGGCGTGGAGCGCGCCGGCGACGCCTCGATCGTCAAGAACAGCTACAGCCGTGCGTTGCGCGCCTACTCGCTGCTGGGTGTGCGCCTGGGTGGCATGGCCGAGCAGTACGTCAAGCCGATCACCTTCGGCGATCTCAACACCGGCAACTGGATGGCTGACTTCATGAACTCCTACGCCTGGACCATCGCCGGCGGCAGCGAGGAAGTGCAGCGCAACATCATTGCCGAGCGCATGCTCGACATGCCGCGCGAGCCCAAGGGATGGAAGCTGTGA
- a CDS encoding thiamine pyrophosphate-dependent dehydrogenase E1 component subunit alpha — translation MSQTLTNRASPDAATQLDIYRRMIRIERNDDATRTQIRRGRITAPYYSARGQECIPSAISTLLNDDDKICTIYRGIHDMVAKNMPLRPLWAEICGRVDGTCKGKGGPMHLTHPETGVMVTTGIVGSSMPIANGFGWAALLDGTKQVTVAYFGDGASNIGAFHEALNLASVWKLPVIFVCQNNGFAEHTRYENGTSVDLISKRAIGYGMPGYTVDGNDPIDVYAHAHAAIERARAGQGPTLLECKTFRFMGHVFGDADGYMTKEEKAAAMEADPLPRFRQKLIDDGVASAEELDKLTAEIEAEVNDAIEFAMACEYPSDDELRRDVFAEEIPA, via the coding sequence ATGAGCCAGACGCTGACCAACAGGGCATCGCCCGATGCCGCCACGCAGCTCGACATCTATCGCCGGATGATCCGTATCGAGCGTAATGACGACGCCACGCGCACGCAGATCCGCCGTGGCCGGATCACCGCGCCGTATTACTCGGCACGCGGGCAGGAGTGCATTCCTTCGGCGATCTCCACGCTGCTGAACGATGACGACAAGATCTGCACGATCTACCGCGGCATCCACGACATGGTCGCCAAGAACATGCCGCTGCGCCCGCTCTGGGCCGAGATCTGCGGCCGCGTCGACGGCACGTGCAAGGGCAAGGGCGGCCCGATGCACCTGACCCACCCGGAGACGGGTGTGATGGTCACCACCGGGATCGTCGGCTCGTCGATGCCGATCGCCAATGGCTTTGGCTGGGCGGCGCTGCTGGATGGCACCAAGCAGGTCACGGTCGCCTACTTTGGTGATGGCGCCAGCAACATCGGTGCCTTCCACGAGGCGCTGAACCTGGCATCGGTGTGGAAGCTGCCGGTGATCTTCGTCTGCCAGAACAACGGCTTTGCCGAGCACACCCGCTATGAGAACGGGACTTCGGTCGACCTGATCTCCAAGCGCGCGATCGGTTACGGCATGCCCGGCTACACCGTCGACGGCAACGATCCGATCGACGTCTATGCCCACGCTCACGCTGCCATCGAGCGCGCCCGCGCGGGCCAGGGCCCGACCTTGCTCGAATGCAAGACCTTCCGCTTCATGGGCCACGTCTTCGGCGACGCCGACGGTTACATGACCAAGGAAGAGAAAGCCGCTGCGATGGAGGCCGATCCGCTGCCACGCTTCCGCCAGAAGCTGATCGACGATGGTGTCGCCTCGGCCGAGGAACTGGACAAGCTGACGGCCGAGATCGAGGCCGAGGTCAACGACGCCATCGAGTTCGCGATGGCTTGTGAGTACCCGTCGGACGACGAACTGCGTCGCGACGTCTTCGCCGAGGAGATTCCGGCATGA
- a CDS encoding non-heme iron oxygenase ferredoxin subunit, which translates to MTEKTFVAVAKIDEVPAGAKKLVEAGGNQILLCNTKDRVFAVRNLCSHAYEALDCGRLRNGWISCPVHGARFDLETGMPMNPPASMPIDTFEVRVVDDTIEVAV; encoded by the coding sequence ATGACCGAGAAGACATTCGTTGCCGTGGCAAAGATCGACGAAGTGCCGGCCGGCGCCAAGAAGCTGGTCGAGGCCGGCGGCAACCAGATCCTGCTGTGCAACACCAAGGATCGCGTGTTCGCCGTGCGCAACTTGTGCAGCCATGCCTACGAGGCGCTCGACTGCGGCCGGCTGCGCAACGGCTGGATCTCATGCCCGGTCCACGGCGCCCGCTTCGATCTGGAGACGGGTATGCCGATGAACCCCCCGGCTTCGATGCCGATCGACACGTTCGAGGTGCGGGTGGTGGACGATACGATCGAAGTCGCGGTCTGA
- the rplS gene encoding 50S ribosomal protein L19, which yields MNLIQQIEAEEIAKAAKEIPTFRPGDTVRVGVKVVEGTRTRVQNFEGVCIARSNRGMGSNFTVRKMSFGEGVERVFPLYSPNLDAITVVRKGVVRRAKLYYLRGRTGKRARIAERRDVRNEEA from the coding sequence GTGAACCTGATTCAGCAGATTGAAGCCGAGGAAATCGCCAAGGCTGCGAAAGAGATCCCCACGTTCCGTCCGGGCGACACCGTCCGCGTCGGCGTGAAGGTCGTCGAAGGCACCCGTACCCGCGTCCAGAACTTCGAAGGCGTGTGCATCGCGCGTTCGAACCGCGGCATGGGTTCCAACTTCACCGTGCGCAAGATGAGCTTCGGCGAAGGCGTGGAGCGCGTGTTCCCGCTCTACTCGCCCAACCTCGACGCGATCACCGTCGTCCGCAAGGGCGTGGTGCGTCGCGCCAAGCTGTATTACCTGCGCGGCCGCACCGGTAAGCGCGCTCGCATCGCCGAGCGTCGCGACGTCCGGAACGAGGAAGCCTGA
- a CDS encoding acyl-CoA dehydrogenase family protein, with the protein MNFEWTQEQDAFRQTLRDFLAANLPDNWEKFSEHGPASPALTAFAREFCAKLADVGLLFPHWPVEMGGEGLGPWEQQILAEEMWIAGEPRGGQYMNVNWIGPTLVKYGTQAQQDRYLQPITEGKSLWCQGFSEPDAGSDLASLRTRATLTPSESGANYVINGQKIWTSYAGLADTCFLLTRTSDDRKKGITILLVPMDTPGITVRQIPSLIGEGDIHEVFFDDVTVPEGARFGEEGQAWEIIAYSLRNERLGIPRFTLARAALDRAVAMLKDAGDFSREAVRIEAARCASLCEAAATANYAIVQKRVDGLGVGPESSSARFATVMCERAVCEFVVEFVPEALAGSSPYLKMHHQRGIVAGVASGAAEIQLNIIASDVLELPREPR; encoded by the coding sequence ATGAACTTCGAATGGACGCAGGAGCAGGATGCATTTCGCCAGACCCTGCGCGATTTTTTGGCTGCCAACCTGCCCGATAACTGGGAGAAGTTTTCAGAGCATGGCCCCGCTTCGCCCGCGCTGACGGCCTTTGCGCGCGAGTTCTGCGCCAAGCTGGCGGACGTCGGCCTCCTCTTCCCGCACTGGCCGGTCGAGATGGGCGGCGAAGGTCTCGGCCCCTGGGAACAGCAGATCCTGGCCGAGGAGATGTGGATCGCCGGCGAGCCGCGGGGCGGCCAGTACATGAACGTCAACTGGATCGGCCCGACGCTGGTCAAGTACGGCACGCAGGCGCAGCAGGACCGCTACCTGCAGCCGATCACCGAAGGCAAGTCGCTGTGGTGCCAAGGCTTCTCCGAGCCGGACGCGGGCTCCGACCTTGCTTCGCTGCGTACCCGCGCGACGCTCACGCCGAGTGAGTCCGGCGCCAACTACGTCATCAACGGCCAGAAGATCTGGACCTCCTACGCCGGCCTTGCCGACACCTGCTTCCTGCTCACCCGCACCAGCGACGATCGCAAGAAGGGCATCACCATCCTGCTGGTGCCGATGGACACGCCGGGCATCACCGTGCGGCAAATCCCGTCGCTCATCGGCGAAGGTGACATCCACGAGGTGTTCTTCGATGACGTGACCGTGCCCGAGGGCGCCCGCTTCGGCGAAGAGGGCCAAGCATGGGAGATCATCGCCTACTCGCTGCGCAACGAGCGCCTCGGCATACCGCGCTTCACCCTGGCGCGCGCCGCGCTCGATCGCGCCGTGGCCATGCTCAAGGACGCGGGCGACTTCTCACGCGAGGCGGTGCGGATCGAAGCCGCGCGGTGCGCCAGCTTGTGCGAGGCGGCCGCGACCGCGAACTACGCCATCGTCCAGAAGCGCGTCGACGGCCTCGGCGTCGGGCCTGAATCAAGCTCCGCCCGCTTCGCCACCGTCATGTGCGAACGTGCTGTGTGCGAATTCGTGGTCGAGTTCGTGCCGGAGGCGCTTGCCGGCTCATCGCCCTATCTCAAGATGCACCACCAGCGCGGGATCGTCGCGGGCGTCGCCTCCGGCGCGGCGGAGATCCAGCTCAACATCATCGCGAGCGACGTGCTCGAACTGCCCAGGGAGCCGCGTTGA
- a CDS encoding acyl-CoA dehydrogenase family protein encodes MQLSLSEDQSQILGFLDGLTKPYASVPMHDHSLALTSESLDAELVEGAFLDVMAEEELGPATAALVVEKLARLPFAVEAAASALVRPLIDPELPRPLCLIEEGQLRKPVRFLADGATVVVIGPSSVRSFTASADLIRAPQQDTLYAYPVAFLTGLPTTLITHDVDAAEITRAWRVAIAAEAAGLLSAALQSVVTYVSERKQFGRPLATFQAIRHRLAEDQVVTNGVYWLAIRAAATGSHADAALAALHAQEAAKRVTYDYHQFLGGMGMTLEHPLHLWTYRLKLLTAELGGRGANALAAADALWG; translated from the coding sequence ATGCAACTCTCGCTCAGCGAAGACCAGAGCCAAATCCTCGGGTTCCTGGATGGTCTCACCAAGCCTTATGCGTCCGTGCCGATGCACGACCACTCGCTGGCGCTGACCAGTGAATCGCTCGATGCGGAACTGGTCGAGGGCGCTTTCCTCGACGTCATGGCGGAGGAAGAGCTTGGGCCGGCAACCGCGGCCTTGGTGGTGGAGAAGCTGGCCCGCCTGCCGTTCGCCGTGGAAGCGGCCGCATCTGCCCTGGTACGCCCGCTCATCGATCCCGAACTGCCGCGGCCGCTTTGCCTGATCGAGGAAGGACAGCTGCGCAAACCCGTGCGCTTCCTGGCCGACGGAGCCACCGTCGTCGTCATCGGACCGTCCAGCGTGCGTAGTTTCACGGCGAGCGCGGATCTGATCCGGGCGCCGCAGCAGGACACGCTCTACGCCTATCCGGTCGCCTTCCTCACGGGCTTGCCCACGACGCTGATTACCCACGATGTCGATGCGGCAGAGATTACCCGGGCGTGGCGCGTGGCGATCGCCGCCGAGGCCGCGGGCTTGCTGAGCGCGGCACTGCAAAGCGTGGTGACCTACGTGTCGGAACGTAAGCAGTTCGGCCGTCCGCTCGCGACCTTCCAGGCTATCCGCCATCGTCTGGCCGAGGACCAGGTCGTGACCAACGGCGTGTACTGGCTGGCGATCCGGGCGGCCGCGACGGGGTCGCATGCCGATGCGGCCCTGGCCGCGCTCCATGCGCAGGAAGCCGCCAAGCGGGTGACCTACGACTATCACCAATTTCTGGGCGGAATGGGCATGACGCTGGAGCATCCACTACACTTGTGGACGTACCGGCTGAAGCTGCTCACCGCCGAGCTCGGCGGCCGCGGGGCGAACGCGCTGGCCGCGGCGGATGCACTCTGGGGCTGA
- a CDS encoding alpha-ketoacid dehydrogenase subunit beta, producing MSTDTLEAPAVETVKMNGMQAINAALMEAMEADPKVLVLGEDIADREGGGVIGVTRGLSTKFGDMRVRSTPIAEQAIMGAAIGAAMAGYKPVAEIMLMNFTTVAMDMIVNHAAKLRFMSGGQSQVPLVIRTLTGAGNQTAGQHADFYEAWFCHTAGIKVVIPWTPADFKGLYLSAIQDPDPVIIVESGKTLFVPMDTPVNQGPIPIGKANVVMPGTDLTIVSYGQMMFTVMQAVEELGKAGVSVEVVDLRTISPWDKETVLASAEKTGRLLVVHEAGRNFGPGAEIAATVQESLFGKLKSPVGRLGAPYCSVPFAKKLEDAFLVQPPEIVAEAKRLVAIG from the coding sequence ATGAGCACCGACACTCTGGAAGCACCCGCCGTCGAAACGGTGAAGATGAACGGCATGCAGGCCATCAACGCCGCGCTGATGGAGGCGATGGAAGCCGATCCCAAGGTCCTGGTGCTCGGCGAGGACATCGCCGACCGTGAGGGCGGCGGTGTCATCGGCGTCACGCGCGGCCTCTCGACGAAGTTCGGCGACATGCGCGTGCGGTCCACGCCGATCGCCGAGCAGGCGATCATGGGCGCGGCGATCGGCGCGGCGATGGCGGGCTACAAGCCCGTAGCCGAAATCATGCTGATGAACTTCACGACCGTGGCGATGGACATGATCGTGAACCACGCAGCCAAGCTGCGCTTCATGTCGGGCGGCCAGAGCCAGGTACCGCTGGTGATCCGCACCCTGACCGGCGCGGGCAACCAGACCGCCGGCCAGCATGCCGACTTCTACGAGGCGTGGTTCTGCCACACCGCCGGCATCAAGGTGGTGATCCCCTGGACACCCGCAGACTTCAAGGGGCTCTACCTTTCGGCGATCCAGGATCCCGATCCGGTCATCATCGTCGAGAGCGGCAAGACGCTGTTCGTGCCGATGGACACGCCGGTCAACCAGGGGCCGATCCCGATCGGCAAGGCCAACGTGGTGATGCCCGGCACTGACCTGACCATCGTTTCCTACGGGCAGATGATGTTCACCGTGATGCAGGCGGTCGAGGAACTCGGCAAGGCGGGCGTTTCGGTTGAAGTGGTCGATCTGCGCACGATTTCGCCGTGGGACAAGGAAACCGTCCTCGCTTCGGCGGAGAAGACCGGTCGCCTGCTGGTGGTCCACGAAGCCGGCCGCAACTTCGGTCCTGGTGCAGAGATCGCGGCAACGGTTCAGGAGTCTCTGTTCGGCAAGCTCAAGTCGCCTGTGGGCCGCCTTGGTGCGCCGTACTGCTCGGTGCCGTTTGCCAAGAAGCTCGAGGACGCCTTCCTTGTGCAGCCTCCTGAGATCGTCGCCGAGGCAAAGCGCCTCGTCGCGATCGGCTGA
- a CDS encoding HU family DNA-binding protein, with the protein MNKNDLISAVATTSGLTRNDAVKAVEGVFDAISEALKKGDEVRLVGFGTFSVAKRKASTGRNPRTGEAMEIKASSQPKFKAGKGLKDSVN; encoded by the coding sequence ATGAACAAGAACGATCTCATCAGCGCTGTCGCCACCACCAGCGGCTTGACGCGCAACGACGCCGTGAAGGCCGTCGAAGGCGTGTTCGACGCAATCTCCGAAGCTCTGAAGAAGGGCGACGAAGTGCGCCTGGTCGGTTTCGGCACGTTTTCGGTTGCCAAGCGCAAGGCGTCGACCGGCCGCAATCCGCGCACCGGCGAGGCCATGGAGATCAAGGCTTCGAGCCAGCCCAAGTTTAAGGCCGGCAAGGGCCTGAAGGACTCGGTCAACTGA